Proteins found in one Vespula pensylvanica isolate Volc-1 chromosome 10, ASM1446617v1, whole genome shotgun sequence genomic segment:
- the LOC122632570 gene encoding steroid hormone receptor ERR2-like isoform X7: MMSGATTEGMICYNRTMPNIKQEVDNPATPTQNYQVCSPTTTLQNQEAICTKMDVPPDYGGGGGGGGGGGGGGGGGGGGGGGGGSACSGNGGGGSGSPGSPEMHHCSSTTQPLGTPEEGIKEEDMMPRRLCLVCGDVASGFHYGVASCEACKAFFKRTIQASNFTGNIEYTCPANGECEINKRRRKACQACRFQKCLRQGMLKEGVRLDRVRGGRQKYRRSTDPYIPVKTATLEASVASGGSGEQINNKMVEALAACEPDILQVSNLSHTLDTDQRILGQLSDLYDRELVGIIGWAKQIPGFSSLALNDQMRLLQSTWAEILTFSLAWRSMPNNGRLWFAQDFSLDERLARECHCTELYTHCIQIVERIQRLNLIKEEYYVLKALILANSDARSDEPQALYRFRDAILNSLSDCVAAVRPGQALRATQNMFLILPSLRQADGIVRRFWSSVYRTGKVPMNKLFVEMLEAAYYR; encoded by the exons ATGATGTCTGGCGCTACTACCGAAGGTATGATATGCTACAACAGAACCATGCCAAACATTAAACAAGAAGTCGACAACCCCGCCACGCCTACGCAAAACTATCAAGTTTGTTCACCGACCACTACACTGCAAAACCAGGAG GCAATTTGCACAAAAATGGATGTGCCGCCTGATtatggcggcggcggcggcggcggtgggggtggtggtggtggtggtggtggtggtggtggtggtggtggcggtggcggcagCGCTTGTAGCGGAAATGGAGGCGGTGGTAGTGGAAGTCCAGGTAGTCCAGAGATGCATCACTGTTCTTCGACAACTCAACCTTTAGGAACTCCTGAG gAAGGCATTAAGGAGGAAGATATGATGCCTAGGCGATTGTGTCTCGTTTGCGGAGACGTCGCAAGTGGATTCCATTACGGTGTCGCGTCTTGCGAAGCGTGCAAAGCTTTCTTTAAGAGGACCATACAAG cGAGTAACTTTACAGGTAACATTGAATATACTTGCCCGGCAAACGGAGAgtgcgaaataaataaacgtaggAGAAAGGCGTGCCAGGCGTGCAGATTTCAAAAATGTCTTCGCCAGGGAATGCTAAAAGAAGGCGTGCGATTGGATCGGGTTAGAGGTGGCAGGCAAAAATACAGAAGATCTACGGATCCTTACATCCCTGTGAAAACGGCTACTCTGGAAG cgAGCGTAGCATCCGGAGGATCTGGGGAACAAATAA ATAACAAGATGGTCGAAGCTCTAGCTGCGTGCGAGCCCGATATTTTACAAGTATCCAATCTTTCTCACACTTTGGACACAGATCAAAGGATACTGGGACAATTGTCGGATCTATATGACCGCGAATTAGTTGGAATTATCG GTTGGGCTAAGCAAATACCGGGGTTCAGCAGTTTAGCTTTAAACGATCAAATGCGGCTTCTACAAAGTACATGGGCGGAAATCCTAACTTTCAGTTTAGCATGGAGAAGTATGCCTAATAATGGCAGATTGTGGTTCGCTCAAGATTTCAGTTTGGATGAACGCCTGGCACGTGAATGCCATTGTACAGAGCTATATACGCAT TGTATCCAGATCGTAGAAAGGATTCAACGATTGAATTTGATCAAAGAAGAGTACTACGTACTGAAGGCATTGATTCTAGCGAATAGCGACGCGAGATCGGACGAACCTCAAGCGCTATATCGCTTCCGTGACGCAATATTAAATTCCCTTTCGGATTGCGTAGCAGCCGTAAGGCCAGGACAGGCGTTACGTGCTACGCAAAACATGTTCCTAATACTGCCTAGTCTTAGACAGGCCGATGGAATTGTAAGGAGATTTTGGTCGAGTGTTTATAGAACGGGCAAAGTGCCGATGAACAAGCTCTTTGTAGAGATGTTGGAAGCTGCCTATTATCGATGA